The following coding sequences are from one Ruminococcus flavefaciens AE3010 window:
- a CDS encoding response regulator transcription factor, which translates to MSEIMIIDDDQNINGMLAKVLSDEGYTVSRAYSGSEAVMLLSQSRPDLILLDLMLPGITGEDVLKQIKDIPVIVVSAKADVTNKVELLLSGASDYITKPFDMQELLARITVQLRHRSDTDESCLKAGDLTLMCDTLTVTAGSAEVRLTRTECAILKLLMQNSRTAVGKTTILEKISYDTPDCTERSLKQHISNIRHKLQAVSGKDYIEAVYGIGFRLKT; encoded by the coding sequence ATGTCCGAAATAATGATAATCGATGACGATCAGAATATAAACGGCATGCTTGCAAAGGTCCTGAGCGACGAGGGCTACACTGTTTCGAGAGCCTATTCGGGAAGCGAAGCGGTGATGCTTCTGTCACAGAGCAGACCCGATCTCATACTTCTCGATCTTATGCTCCCCGGGATAACGGGAGAAGATGTGCTGAAACAGATAAAGGATATACCTGTTATAGTAGTAAGTGCAAAGGCTGACGTGACAAACAAGGTGGAGCTTCTGCTCAGCGGAGCGTCAGACTATATAACCAAGCCCTTTGATATGCAGGAGCTTCTTGCAAGGATAACGGTACAGCTCCGACACAGGAGCGACACTGATGAGAGCTGTTTAAAAGCAGGCGATCTTACTCTTATGTGCGATACCCTGACCGTTACGGCAGGTTCAGCCGAGGTCAGGCTCACAAGGACGGAATGTGCCATATTAAAGCTGCTTATGCAGAACTCCCGCACTGCTGTGGGAAAGACCACTATACTTGAAAAGATAAGCTATGACACTCCTGATTGCACAGAGCGCTCATTGAAGCAGCACATCAGCAATATACGTCACAAATTGCAGGCAGTAAGCGGCAAGGATTACATCGAAGCAGTCTACGGCATAGGCTTCAGACTGAAAACTTGA
- a CDS encoding ATP-binding cassette domain-containing protein, which yields MEYVLKTKNICKQYKRSKALDGLTMNVPKGSIYGFVGRNGAGKTTLIRIVCGMQLPTSGEFELYGVKDSDGGICNSRRRIGSVIETPSIYTDMTAEDNLRQQYQVLGLPDFSGIPELLKLVGLGDTGRKKVRNFSLGMRQRLGIAVALCGSPDFLVLDEPVNGLDPEGIVEVRELILKLNRERKITVLISSHILDELSKLATHYGFINNGRIIREMSAEELEASCRKCMRLTVTDTAVLSTVLDRMGIDFKINDENSADIYAKPNITQLSLALANEGCEVLSLEEHDESLESFYISLIGGADHA from the coding sequence ATGGAATATGTTCTTAAAACAAAAAATATATGCAAGCAATATAAGAGATCCAAAGCTCTTGACGGGCTGACAATGAATGTGCCCAAGGGCTCTATCTACGGATTCGTAGGAAGAAACGGAGCAGGTAAGACTACTCTTATCCGTATAGTATGCGGTATGCAGCTGCCAACGAGCGGAGAGTTCGAGCTTTACGGCGTAAAGGATTCCGACGGCGGTATCTGTAATTCAAGACGCAGGATAGGCTCCGTCATAGAGACGCCGTCTATATATACCGATATGACGGCAGAGGACAATCTGAGACAGCAGTATCAGGTGCTTGGGCTTCCCGATTTCAGCGGTATCCCCGAGCTCCTGAAGCTGGTAGGTCTGGGAGATACGGGACGCAAAAAGGTGAGGAACTTCTCCCTCGGTATGCGTCAGCGTCTCGGTATAGCCGTGGCGCTCTGCGGAAGTCCCGATTTCCTTGTCCTTGACGAGCCTGTGAACGGACTTGACCCTGAGGGCATCGTAGAGGTACGTGAGCTCATACTTAAACTCAACCGCGAGAGGAAGATAACAGTACTTATCTCCTCACATATACTGGACGAGCTTTCAAAGCTTGCCACACATTACGGATTTATCAATAACGGCAGGATCATCCGTGAGATGAGTGCAGAGGAGCTTGAAGCCTCCTGCCGAAAGTGCATGAGACTGACGGTCACTGATACAGCCGTGCTTTCGACAGTGCTTGACCGTATGGGTATCGACTTCAAGATCAACGACGAAAACTCCGCTGATATATACGCAAAGCCCAACATCACACAGCTTTCCCTTGCACTTGCCAATGAGGGCTGCGAGGTGCTTTCACTGGAGGAGCATGACGAGAGCCTTGAAAGCTTCTATATCTCCCTGATAGGAGGTGCTGATCATGCTTAA
- a CDS encoding sensor histidine kinase, giving the protein MLYGLLAILLTAAVVKIIILKKSAREIADEFADRLDNDTNTLIDISSHDRDMLRLANSINEQLRVLRKEHLQYHLGNTELKTAITNISHDIRTPLTAICGYLYLIKKTDDKELIHSYLEIIGERTETMKQLTEELFRYSVIVSDETEAEMQEVRVNQVLEDCIMGYCGALDEKGIVPEVHITENTIVRMVNKASLERVFSNLLNNALKYSDGDLEITLSDTGEITFSNTSQRLSAVEVEQLFDRFYTVEAARNSTGLGLSIARTLVERMGGTITASYDNKRLTIRIKL; this is encoded by the coding sequence ATGTTATACGGTCTGCTGGCGATACTGCTCACAGCGGCAGTTGTCAAGATAATAATACTGAAAAAATCGGCAAGGGAGATAGCTGACGAATTTGCCGACAGACTGGATAATGATACCAACACGCTCATAGATATATCTTCCCATGACAGGGATATGCTGCGGCTTGCAAACAGTATAAACGAGCAGCTGCGTGTTCTTCGGAAGGAGCATCTTCAATATCATCTGGGCAATACAGAGCTGAAAACAGCCATAACGAATATTTCCCATGATATCCGAACTCCTCTGACAGCTATATGCGGATACCTTTACCTGATAAAGAAGACAGACGACAAGGAGCTTATCCACAGCTATCTGGAGATAATCGGCGAGCGTACCGAGACAATGAAGCAGCTTACAGAGGAGCTATTCCGCTATTCCGTTATAGTGTCCGATGAGACCGAAGCCGAAATGCAGGAGGTCAGGGTGAATCAGGTGCTGGAGGACTGTATCATGGGCTATTGCGGCGCTCTGGACGAAAAGGGGATAGTGCCCGAGGTACATATTACCGAGAACACTATAGTCCGAATGGTGAATAAAGCAAGCCTTGAAAGAGTATTTTCAAATCTTCTCAACAACGCCCTGAAATACAGCGACGGCGATCTGGAGATAACCCTGTCAGACACAGGTGAGATCACATTTTCAAACACGTCCCAAAGGCTTTCTGCGGTGGAGGTGGAGCAGCTCTTTGACAGATTCTATACTGTTGAGGCAGCAAGAAACTCTACGGGACTGGGTCTTTCGATCGCCAGAACTCTTGTGGAGCGCATGGGCGGAACAATCACAGCTTCATATGATAATAAAAGGCTTACCATCAGGATAAAGCTTTGA